One window from the genome of Amycolatopsis sp. NBC_01480 encodes:
- a CDS encoding 3-methyladenine DNA glycosylase, producing the protein MTGPVVFAEPEWLARESAHAERMRAWTGPHQERRARGEKHPVLDFLFTYYSHRPGHVERWQPGPGVVLAGPAARRFLDRPAFTETEGGVTLDAAAFTGRRARTAEFVLDLLSATASRAPRLSCFGLHEWAMVYREPADSVRHAQVPLRLGSAGTDTVVESMDIRCGHYDAFRFFTDPARPRNGLAPSRENQVELEQPGCLHANMDLFKWAYKLDPFVPAELVGDCFELAADVRALDMRASPYDLAAYGYPAVRIETAEGRAEYVRSQAAFARRAEPLRARLISLCRDLLGRNS; encoded by the coding sequence ATGACCGGCCCGGTCGTGTTCGCCGAGCCCGAGTGGCTGGCCCGCGAAAGCGCGCACGCCGAGCGGATGCGGGCCTGGACCGGGCCGCACCAGGAGCGCCGCGCCCGCGGCGAGAAGCACCCCGTGCTGGACTTCCTGTTCACGTACTACTCGCACCGGCCCGGGCACGTGGAGCGCTGGCAGCCGGGCCCGGGGGTTGTGCTCGCCGGCCCGGCCGCGCGGCGGTTCCTCGATCGGCCGGCCTTCACCGAGACCGAAGGCGGTGTGACGCTCGACGCGGCCGCGTTCACCGGACGGCGGGCCCGGACCGCGGAGTTCGTACTGGACCTGCTCTCCGCGACGGCCTCGCGCGCGCCGCGGCTGAGCTGCTTCGGGCTGCACGAGTGGGCCATGGTCTACCGCGAGCCCGCGGATTCGGTGCGGCACGCGCAGGTGCCGCTGCGGCTGGGCTCGGCGGGCACCGACACCGTCGTCGAATCGATGGACATCCGGTGCGGGCACTACGACGCGTTCCGCTTCTTCACCGATCCCGCGCGCCCGCGCAACGGCCTCGCGCCCAGCCGCGAGAACCAGGTCGAGCTGGAGCAGCCGGGCTGCCTGCACGCGAACATGGACCTGTTCAAGTGGGCGTACAAGCTGGACCCGTTCGTGCCCGCCGAACTGGTCGGCGACTGCTTCGAACTGGCCGCCGACGTCCGGGCGCTGGACATGCGCGCGAGCCCGTACGACCTGGCCGCGTATGGTTACCCCGCGGTCCGCATCGAGACGGCCGAGGGACGGGCGGAGTACGTCCGGTCCCAGGCCGCCTTCGCCCGCCGGGCCGAGCCGCTGCGCGCACGGCTGATCTCCCTGTGCCGGGACCTGCTGGGCCGGAATAGCTGA
- a CDS encoding TIGR03086 family metal-binding protein — translation MDLLDAHGRALDVFDRTVHETGPGDWRRGTPCTEWSVRDLVNHLVAEQLWVPHLLAGATLDDVGDRYDGDVLGDDPVAVWEQASAAAREAWLSPGAVQRTVHVSFGLIPAEEYGWQMALDLAVHGWDLATALGAPNPVPGELAARLLDMLRPMVEEWQGLGVFDPPVAVSRTASAPTRLVALLGRHPR, via the coding sequence GTGGACCTCCTCGACGCGCACGGCCGGGCCCTCGACGTGTTCGACCGGACCGTGCACGAGACCGGCCCGGGCGACTGGCGCCGCGGCACCCCCTGCACCGAATGGTCCGTCCGGGACCTGGTCAACCACCTCGTCGCCGAGCAGCTGTGGGTCCCGCACCTGCTCGCGGGCGCGACGCTGGACGACGTCGGCGACCGGTACGACGGCGACGTGCTCGGCGACGACCCGGTGGCCGTCTGGGAGCAGGCTTCGGCGGCCGCCCGCGAGGCGTGGCTCTCCCCCGGCGCCGTCCAGCGCACGGTGCACGTCTCGTTCGGCCTGATCCCGGCCGAGGAGTACGGCTGGCAGATGGCGCTCGACCTCGCCGTGCACGGCTGGGACCTGGCCACCGCGCTGGGCGCGCCCAACCCCGTGCCGGGCGAGCTGGCCGCGCGGCTGCTGGACATGCTGCGCCCGATGGTCGAGGAGTGGCAGGGACTCGGCGTGTTCGACCCGCCGGTGGCGGTCAGCCGGACCGCGAGCGCGCCCACCCGCCTCGTCGCGCTCCTCGGGCGCCACCCGCGCTGA
- a CDS encoding helix-turn-helix domain-containing protein, protein MGVTTSVKAPARSAVGVLLREWRDRRRISQLDLAISADISTRHLSFVETGRSRPSREMVLRLGEHLDVPLRERNQLLLAAGYAPAYGESELAAPELKAVREAVRQLLTGHEPYPAAVVDRAWNLVDANASLQVLVDGIAPELLTPPVNVLRVTLHPDGMAPNVLNLGEWRAHLLGRLRRQVEATADAGLAELLAELRGYPCDQPVPEVELPGPGDIFVPLRYLHQGTELTFFSTVATFGTPLDVTVAELVIESFYPADPETAAYLRERAVG, encoded by the coding sequence CTGGGGGTGACGACTTCGGTGAAGGCCCCGGCGCGCAGCGCGGTCGGCGTTCTACTGCGCGAATGGCGCGACCGGCGGCGGATCAGCCAGCTCGACCTGGCCATCTCCGCCGACATCTCGACCCGGCACCTGAGCTTCGTGGAGACCGGCCGGTCCCGGCCGAGCCGCGAGATGGTGCTGCGCCTGGGCGAGCACCTCGACGTGCCGCTGCGGGAGCGCAACCAGCTCCTGCTCGCGGCCGGATACGCGCCCGCGTACGGCGAAAGCGAGCTGGCCGCGCCGGAGCTGAAGGCCGTGCGGGAGGCGGTGCGCCAGCTGCTCACCGGGCACGAACCGTATCCGGCCGCGGTCGTCGACCGGGCCTGGAACCTGGTCGACGCCAATGCGAGCCTGCAGGTGCTCGTCGACGGCATCGCGCCGGAACTGCTCACGCCGCCGGTGAACGTCCTGCGGGTCACCCTGCACCCGGACGGCATGGCGCCGAACGTGCTGAACCTGGGGGAGTGGCGTGCCCACCTGCTCGGCCGCCTGCGCCGCCAGGTCGAGGCGACCGCGGACGCCGGCCTCGCCGAACTGCTGGCCGAACTGCGCGGCTATCCCTGCGACCAGCCGGTGCCCGAGGTCGAACTGCCCGGCCCTGGCGACATCTTCGTCCCGCTGCGCTACCTCCACCAGGGCACGGAGCTGACGTTCTTCAGCACGGTGGCGACCTTCGGCACCCCGCTCGACGTCACCGTCGCCGAGCTGGTGATCGAGTCGTTCTACCCGGCGGACCCGGAGACGGCGGCGTACCTGCGCGAGCGCGCGGTCGGCTGA
- a CDS encoding aldo/keto reductase: MAMPPLLTLNNAVTVPQLGFGVYKVDSAQAEKVIATAIEVGYRSIDTATLYGNEAEVGAAIRASGVPREEFFVTTKLWNTDHGRDRALRAFDRSADALGLGQLDLYLIHWPQPRLDRYVETWRALGELQREGRVRAIGVSNFGVTHLRRLLDETGVVPAVNQVELHPWLQQTELRAFHAEHGIATEAWAPLARGRLLGEGVITALAAKYGKTPAQLVLRWHLQLGTIAIPKSATPSRIRENFDVFDFELADDDLAALSELDNGTRTGPDPDTVA; encoded by the coding sequence ATGGCCATGCCGCCCCTGCTCACCCTGAACAACGCAGTGACCGTCCCGCAACTCGGCTTCGGTGTCTACAAGGTGGACTCCGCCCAGGCCGAGAAGGTGATCGCCACGGCCATCGAGGTCGGGTACCGCAGCATCGACACCGCGACGCTTTACGGCAACGAGGCGGAGGTCGGCGCCGCGATCAGGGCGTCCGGCGTGCCGCGCGAGGAGTTCTTCGTCACCACCAAGCTGTGGAACACCGACCACGGCCGCGATCGGGCGTTGCGCGCGTTCGACCGCAGTGCCGACGCGCTCGGGCTCGGGCAGCTCGACCTGTACCTGATCCACTGGCCGCAGCCGCGGCTCGACCGCTACGTCGAGACCTGGCGGGCGCTGGGGGAGTTGCAGCGCGAGGGGCGGGTGCGCGCGATCGGCGTGTCCAACTTCGGCGTGACGCACCTGCGCCGGCTGCTCGACGAGACCGGCGTCGTCCCGGCGGTGAACCAGGTGGAGCTGCATCCCTGGCTCCAGCAGACGGAGCTGCGCGCGTTCCACGCTGAGCACGGCATCGCCACGGAGGCCTGGGCTCCGCTGGCCCGCGGACGGCTGCTCGGCGAGGGCGTGATCACCGCGCTGGCGGCGAAGTACGGCAAGACCCCCGCCCAGCTGGTGCTGCGCTGGCACCTCCAGCTGGGCACGATCGCGATCCCGAAGTCCGCCACGCCCTCGCGCATCCGGGAGAACTTCGACGTGTTCGACTTCGAGCTGGCGGACGACGACCTGGCCGCACTGTCCGAACTGGACAATGGCACGCGCACCGGGCCGGACCCGGACACGGTGGCCTGA
- a CDS encoding hemolysin family protein has translation MTHALLSVLGVLLFLLLTVGTGLAVAAEFSLTALERSTVDADVRQTGDRRSLAVQKAHRTLSFQLSGAQVAITLTTLITGYLAEPLIGDLVRPLFDGLSEAVAEGVSIAVALVVATFLSMILGEMVPKNLAIARPLATARAVTGYHSRFSALFRWLITLMNNSANFLVRKFGVEPQEELRSARSPQELGSIVRSSAESGTLDTSTAELLDRSLRFGERTAEELMTPRVQVESLTVDDTVDDLIELSRRTGFSRFPVYTEDLDDVQGAVHIKQAFAITAEERATMRIGSAMRPVPTVPESLSGDALLNRLRDSRYQLAIVVDEYGGTAGLVTLEDVVEEIIGDVRDEHDEGEAPASQQLGTDSWLVSGQLRADEVTDVTGFRMPDGDYETIAGLVLERLGRIPAEGDAAEVDGWLLTVTSMDRHRIAEVQVRPVDRAAEAQADGQPAAAGREVPA, from the coding sequence ATGACCCACGCCCTGCTTTCCGTCCTCGGCGTGCTCCTGTTCCTCCTGCTGACCGTCGGCACCGGCCTGGCCGTGGCCGCGGAGTTCTCGCTCACCGCGCTGGAGCGCAGCACGGTCGACGCCGACGTCCGCCAGACCGGCGACCGCCGCTCGCTGGCGGTGCAGAAGGCCCACCGCACGCTCAGCTTCCAGCTCTCCGGCGCCCAGGTGGCGATCACCCTGACCACGCTGATCACCGGTTACCTGGCCGAGCCGCTGATCGGCGACCTGGTCCGCCCGCTGTTCGACGGGCTGTCCGAGGCGGTCGCCGAGGGCGTGTCCATCGCCGTCGCGCTGGTGGTGGCGACCTTCCTGTCGATGATCCTCGGCGAGATGGTGCCGAAGAACCTCGCGATCGCGCGCCCGCTGGCCACCGCCCGCGCGGTGACCGGCTACCACTCGCGGTTCTCCGCGCTGTTCCGCTGGCTGATCACGCTGATGAACAACAGCGCCAACTTCCTGGTGCGCAAGTTCGGCGTCGAGCCGCAGGAAGAGCTGCGCTCGGCGCGTTCGCCGCAGGAGCTGGGCTCGATCGTCCGCTCCAGCGCCGAAAGCGGCACGCTCGACACGTCCACTGCGGAACTGCTCGACCGGTCGCTGCGTTTCGGCGAGCGCACCGCGGAGGAGCTGATGACCCCGCGCGTGCAGGTCGAATCGCTGACCGTGGACGACACCGTGGACGACCTCATCGAGCTCTCGCGCCGCACCGGTTTCTCGCGCTTCCCCGTGTACACCGAGGATCTCGACGACGTCCAGGGCGCGGTGCACATCAAGCAGGCCTTCGCGATCACCGCCGAGGAGCGGGCGACGATGCGGATCGGCTCGGCCATGCGGCCGGTGCCGACCGTGCCCGAGTCCCTCTCCGGCGACGCGCTGCTCAACCGCCTGCGCGACTCGCGCTACCAGCTCGCCATCGTCGTCGACGAGTACGGCGGCACGGCCGGGCTGGTCACGCTCGAGGACGTGGTCGAGGAGATCATCGGCGACGTCCGCGACGAGCACGACGAGGGCGAGGCCCCCGCGTCCCAGCAGCTCGGCACCGACAGCTGGCTGGTCTCCGGCCAGCTGCGCGCCGACGAGGTCACCGACGTCACCGGCTTCCGGATGCCCGACGGCGACTACGAAACCATCGCCGGACTGGTGCTGGAACGGCTCGGCCGCATCCCCGCCGAGGGTGACGCCGCCGAGGTCGACGGCTGGCTGCTGACCGTCACCAGCATGGACCGGCACCGGATCGCCGAGGTCCAGGTGCGGCCGGTGGACCGCGCCGCCGAGGCGCAGGCCGACGGGCAGCCGGCCGCCGCGGGACGGGAGGTGCCGGCGTGA
- a CDS encoding hemolysin family protein, producing MNDWLNIALVAVLLLTNAFFVGAEFTLISSRRDRLEALLEQGKTRAQIVINASRHVSRMLAGAQLGITICSLLLGRLGEPAVAHQLSGLFDLLGLPEQLLHPISFAIALAFITMLHVLIGEMVPKNLAIAEPERLALWLVPVHVGWVKLANPIIWFLNFVSNSLLRAVKVEPKDELETAYTSDELAELLSESRREGLLDQSEHQRLSQTLSSVEKTVADVLVPTAELTTLPCGPTLGDVERAVSSTGFSRFPVCTDDGTLTGYIHVKDVLDLVGQNPSTSVPDSKTRPLTELSSDARLDVALSAMRKEGSHLARALDAAGKAVGVVALEDLVEEYVGTVRDGTHVTA from the coding sequence GTGAACGACTGGCTGAACATCGCGCTCGTCGCGGTCCTGCTGCTCACCAACGCGTTTTTCGTCGGCGCCGAGTTCACCCTGATCTCCTCGCGGCGGGACCGGCTGGAAGCGTTGCTGGAACAGGGAAAGACCCGCGCGCAGATCGTCATCAACGCCAGCCGGCACGTCTCGCGGATGCTCGCGGGCGCGCAGCTGGGCATCACCATCTGCTCGCTGCTGCTGGGCCGCCTCGGCGAGCCCGCGGTCGCGCACCAGCTGTCCGGGCTGTTCGACCTGCTGGGCCTGCCCGAGCAGCTGCTGCACCCGATCTCGTTCGCCATCGCGCTGGCCTTCATCACCATGCTGCACGTGCTGATCGGCGAGATGGTGCCGAAGAACCTCGCCATCGCCGAGCCCGAGCGGCTCGCGCTGTGGCTGGTGCCGGTGCACGTGGGCTGGGTGAAGCTGGCGAACCCGATCATCTGGTTCCTGAACTTCGTCTCGAACTCGCTGCTGCGCGCGGTCAAGGTGGAGCCGAAGGACGAGCTGGAAACCGCGTACACCTCCGACGAGCTGGCGGAGCTGCTGAGCGAGTCCCGCCGCGAGGGGCTGCTCGACCAATCGGAGCACCAGCGGCTTTCGCAGACGCTGTCGTCGGTCGAGAAGACCGTCGCCGACGTGCTGGTGCCCACCGCCGAGCTGACCACCCTCCCTTGTGGACCGACGCTCGGCGACGTCGAGCGCGCGGTGTCCTCCACCGGGTTCTCGCGGTTCCCGGTGTGCACCGACGACGGCACGCTCACCGGCTACATCCACGTGAAGGACGTGCTCGACCTGGTCGGCCAGAACCCGTCGACCTCCGTGCCGGACTCGAAGACGCGCCCGCTCACCGAGCTGTCCTCGGACGCCCGGCTGGACGTCGCGCTTTCGGCCATGCGCAAGGAAGGCAGCCACCTGGCCCGGGCGCTGGACGCCGCGGGCAAGGCGGTCGGCGTGGTCGCGCTGGAGGACCTGGTCGAGGAGTACGTGGGGACCGTGCGCGACGGCACCCACGTGACGGCATGA
- a CDS encoding TetR/AcrR family transcriptional regulator, translated as MPRVSQDHLDARRRQILDGSRVCFARYGYEGATVRRLEEATGLSRGAIFHHFRDKESLFLALAEDDAVRMADVVAEQGLVQVMRELLAGDSEHPADWLGTRLEVSRRLRTDPEFRARWAERSEQLTVATRERLKRQRDAGNLRDDVDVDVLTAFLELVLEGLVSHLAMGLPGDDLGPVLDLVEETVRRHRPGATR; from the coding sequence ATGCCACGGGTCAGCCAGGATCACCTCGACGCACGCCGGCGCCAGATCCTTGACGGCTCGCGCGTCTGCTTCGCCCGCTACGGGTACGAGGGTGCCACAGTACGCCGCCTCGAAGAAGCGACGGGCCTGTCCCGCGGCGCCATCTTCCACCACTTCCGCGACAAGGAGTCGCTCTTCCTCGCCCTCGCGGAGGACGACGCCGTGCGGATGGCCGACGTCGTCGCGGAACAGGGCCTGGTGCAGGTGATGCGCGAGCTGCTGGCCGGCGACAGCGAGCACCCCGCGGACTGGCTCGGCACCCGGCTGGAGGTTTCGCGCCGGCTGCGCACCGACCCCGAGTTCCGCGCGCGCTGGGCCGAGCGCTCCGAACAGCTGACCGTCGCGACCCGCGAGCGGCTCAAGCGCCAGCGCGACGCCGGCAACCTGCGTGACGACGTCGACGTGGACGTGCTCACCGCGTTCCTCGAGCTGGTACTGGAGGGCCTGGTCTCGCACCTGGCCATGGGCCTGCCCGGCGACGACCTCGGCCCGGTCCTCGACCTGGTCGAGGAGACCGTCCGGCGGCACCGGCCCGGCGCCACCCGATAG